The genomic interval AGCTGACGCGGCACGGGCGACGCGGCGCGAACTCGTCGCCCGGCAGCCAGCACGGCGGCGACGGATCGTTCGCGACGAGCAGACCCGCGACGAACGCGAGGCGCACGTCCTCGATCATGCCGGAGAGGTCCCACGCCGGATCGTAGTCGTCGCTCGGCTGGTGGTAGTGGTCCTGCTCCCACGCCTCGTACTGCACGCGTCCCCATCCCGGCGGCCGGTCGACGAAGTCGATCCCCGGCCGCAAGAACAGCGCGGGCACGCCGGCGCGCGCGAAGCTGAACTGGTCCGAGCGGTAGAAGAGACCGCGGTCGGGGAACGGGTCGCCGCCGATCGTGCGCCCCTGGCATGCGGCCGCGCGGGCGACCGCCTGATCGAGCGTCGACTTGCCGAGGCCGATCACGCCCACGTCGCGCGTGCGCCCGAATGGATTGCCGCCGTCGATGTTGAAGCTCGCGACCACGCGTTCGAGCGGCACCGGCGGATCGGCGACGAAGGCTTCGGCGCCGAGCAAGCCCTGCTCCTCCGCGCCGGTCGCGACGAACAGCACCGAGCGCCGCGGCGGCTCGGGTAGCGCGGCGAACGCGCGCGCGATCGCGAGCAGCTGCGCGGCGCCGGCCGCGTTGTCGAGCGCGCCGTTGTGGATCTGCTCGCGGCCGTCGGCGTCGCGCGTCGTGCCGAGGTGATCGTGGTGCGCCGTGTAGACGACGTACTCGTCGCGCAGCGCCGGATCGCTGCCGCGCAGCACGCCGACGACGTTCGCGGTCTCGTAGCGCCGCACCTCGCTCGACAGCGCGAGCGACGTCGTCACGCCGAGCGGCACCGGCGCGAAGTCGCGCGAGCGCGCCGCGCGGACGAGCTCGTCGAGATCACGTCCGCCGAGCGCGACCACGCGCCGCGCCGCGTCCTCCTGCAGCCACGCCTCGACTGCGAGCCCGCGCCCTTCGGCCGCGCTCGCGAGACGCGAGCTCTCGCCGCGCCACGACGCCTGCACCGTCTGCCACGGGTAGCCCGCGGACTGCGTCGTGTGGAGGATGATCGCGCCGGCCGCGCCCTGGCGCGCGGCGCTCTCGTACTTGTACGTCCAGCGGCCGTAGTAGAGCCGCCGCTCGCCGGCGAAGAGCTCCGGATCCCAGTCGGGATCGTCGTTCAAGATCAGCAGGACCTTGCCGCGCAGATCGGCGCCCTTGAAGTCGTCCCAGCCGTACTCCGGCGCCTCGATGCCGTAGCCGACGAAGACCAGCTCGGCGTCGTCGAGCGACACGCGCTCGCGCGCCGCACCGCTCACGACGACGTAGTCGGACTCGCCGTCGAGCACGACGCGTCGTCCGCCGGCGCGGAACGTCCAGCTCTTCGGCGCGCGCGTCGTGACGCCGAGCAGCTCGACCGGCTGCTCGTAGCCGCCGTCCGGCAGCGCGGGTGCGACGCCGAGGAGCTGCAGAGTGGTCGAGATGTAGAGTCGAGCGAGCACGTCGCCGCGCGTGCCCGGTCCGCGACCTTCGAGCGCGTCGTCGGCGAGAAAGCGGATCGGCGCGCGCAGCACGCCGTCCGTGACCGCCTGCTCGGCGCGCGCGACGGCCTCGCCGCCGCAGTCCTGAGAAACCGCCGCGCGGCTCCTCGCGAGCGGCGCGCACCCCGCCAGCGCGGCGGCGACGAGGCACGCGCCCAAACCCGCGACGAGCCGCGCCGCGCGCACGGAGCTACGCAAAGAGGTCGAGCGTGTAGTCGTTGAGGTCGACCGCGACGCTCTTGGTGCGCGTCAAGTACTGGACCATCGCAGTGCCGTTCTCGCGCCCGTAGCCCGACATCTTGTAGCCGCCGAACGGGCAGCTCGTCTCGATGCGGTGGTAGGTGTTGATCCACACCGAGCCCGCCTTGAGACGCCGCGCGAGCTTGTGCGCGCGCTTGATGTCGTTGGTCTGGATGCCGGCGGCGAGGCCGTAGACGATGTCGTTCGCCTTGCGCAGCACGTCCTCCTCGCTCGAGAACTTGAGCACGCAGGCGACCGGGCCGAAGATCTCCTCCTGCGCGATGCGCATCTTGTTGTCGACGTCGACGAACACCGTCGGCTCGAAGTAGTAGCCGCGCGCGAGCGCGGGATCGGACGGCTTCTTGCCGCCGCAGAGCAGCTTCGCGCCCTCGCTCTTGCCGATCTCGACGTAGCGCGAGACGCGCTCGAACTGCTCCTTCGACACCAGCGGTCCGAGCTGCGTCGCCGGATCGAACGGATCGCCGATGCGGATCTTCTTCGCGCGCTCGACGAGCTTCTCGACGAACGGGTCGTAGATCTTCTCGTGCACGAAGATGCGCGAGCCCGACGTACAGACCTGACCGCAGTTCGTGTAGATGCCGAAGATCGCGTTCGCGACCGCGCGGTCGATGTCGACGTCGTCGAAGATGATGTGCGGCGACTTGCCGCCGAGCTCGAGCGTCACGAGCTTGAGATTGACGATGGCGTTGCGCGCGACCTCCTGACCGGTCGTGGTCTCGCCGGTGAACGCGATCTTGTCGACGTCCGGATGGGCCGCGAGCGCGGCGCCGGCGGTGGGGCCGAAGCCGGGCACGACGTTGAAGAGGCCGTCGGGCGCGCCGGCGTCGACGAAGCAGCGCGCGAGCTCGAGCGCCGACATCGGCGTCAGCTCCGCGGGCTTCAGCACCACCGTGTTGCCGCAGGCGATCGCGGGCGCGGTCTTCCACGCCGCCATGATCAGCGGGCCGTTCCACGGCGTGATGCCGCCCACCACGCCGAGCGGCTCGCGCAGCACGTAGTTCAGCGACTCGCCGGGCATCATCGACGGGACGACCTCGCCCTGGATCTTGGTCGCCATCCCCGCCCAGTACTCGAACACCTCGACGGCCTGCATCGCGGTGCCCATGGTCCAGAGCGTCGGACCGCCCATGTCGAGCGTCTCGAGCTGGGCGATCTCCGTGAGACGCTCCTGCAGGCGCGCCGCGACGCGCAGCAAGAGCTTGCCGCGCTCGGCGACCGGCATCTGCGACCAGACGTTTTCGTAGCAGGCGCGCGCCGCGACGACGGCGCGGTCGATGTCGGCCGCGTCGCCCTCGGCGACCTCGCACACCACCTCGCCGTTCGCGGGGTTGGTCGAGGTGAAGGTCCGTCCCGAGGCGGCGGGAACGAACTTGCCGTCGATGAACAGGTCGTACCGGCGGACGTCGGACCCGTCCGAGGCTGCGAGCTGCGTCGTCATGGCGTGCTCCTCCGTCTGCGGCTGCGGCGCGAGCGCCGGACGATCGTCCGGAAATGTAGCGCCCGCTATCCGCGCCCACGGCTAGCAGGATCGCATGCGCGCTCCAAGCGGGTCGCGCGGGCTTGTCCGTCGCGAGACCGTTCCGCTAGCTCTGCTGCGTGACCGCGTCGCCCGCCACGCAGCGCCTCGCCTCGATCGACATGGTGAAGGGCCTGGCGATCATCGGCGTGACCTTCATCCACTCGACGGTCCTCGGCCAGGACTCGCTGTGGATGACGCTGCTCGTCGTGCACTCGGTGCCGGTGTTTCTCGTGCTCTTCGGGATGAACTCCGAGTCGTGGTTCCGGCGCCACACGGGTGAGCGGCGCACCCTCGAGTGGTGGGAGCGCGGCGTCAAGCGCATCCTCATTCCGGCCTGGGCGACGCTCGCGGTGTGGTGGGTGATGGTGCTGGTCCTGAAGCCGGCGATCGTGCGCGTCACGCCGAGCCTGCCGCTCTACCACCTGATCGGCTACATGAAGCAAGTCGGGATGGGCTGGTTCGTGACCGTCGTCCTGCAGCTCGTCCTGCTCTTCCCGCTCTTCCACTGGCTCGCACGCCGGGCGGGGATCGCGGTCGTGCTCGCGCTCGGGCTCGCGGCGACGCTGGTGACGCTCTTCTACGTGCAGACGATCCGCGGCTCGCTCGGGCTGAGCGGCTGGATGGTGCTGTCGCCGCGCTTCTTCGCGCACGTCGCGTTCGGCATGCTGCTCGCGCCCTACGCCGGACGCCTCGGTCGGCGCGCGGTGATCGCCGCGCTCGTCGCCTACGTCGTCCTCGCGCTCGTGCAGGAGAAGGTGCTGCTCGCGGCGTGGTGGCGGTTCGCGAACCGCCTGCTCGAGCTGCCGCTCACCGTCCTGCTGCTCGCGGCGATGGCGCGCCTCGCGTCCGTCGACGTGCTGCGCACGAGCCTCTCGTGGCTCGGCCAGCACTCGTTCGGGCTCTACCTGGGCCAGCTCCTGACCCACAACGGCTTCCTATTCGCGTTCGGCGGCGAGTGCACGATCTTCGGCTGCCAGGGCGGCGTCTTCGAGCGCTTCGACCTGTGGGTCTACACGGGGATCCTCGCCGCGGGATCGCTCTTCTTCCTCGCCCTCGGCCACGCGGCGCTGCGGCTCGCGGAGTCGCTGCGCACCAACGGCGTGCCGCTGCCCGACCTGTCGACCTGAGACGCCAGTCCTGATACGCGCGCGGCAGGGCGTCCGGCGTCGGGAGAAGGACATGGAAGCGAGCGAGCGCATCTTTTCCTGCGACGACCACATCGACCTGTGGGCGCTGCCGCCGGACCTCTGGCAGGCGCGCATGCCGGAGAAGCTCAGACCCCTCGCGCCGCGGGTCGTCGAGCGCAGCAAGCACAAGCTCTGGGTCGCGGGCGACAAGGTGCTCGGCCCGAGCGGCCTCACGATCGCGCAGTACAGCGCGATCGCGCGCGCCGGCATCGAGGACGACGGCCTGCGCGCGAGCACGCCCGAGCTGCGGCTCCAGGACATGGACCTCGACGGCATCTGGTCGTCGGTCATCTACGGACCGTCGCTGCTCGGTCTGCAGATCGACGACCTCGAGCTCAAGGCGGAGTGCCTGCGCGCGTACAACGACTGGGCGGCCGAGTTCAACGCGGTCGCTCCGCAGCGCCTGTGCGTGCTGCCGGTGCTGCCGGCGCACGATCCCGCGGCCGCGGTCGCGGAGCTCGAGCGCGTCGCGAAGCTCGGCCACCGCGGCGCGATCCTCTACTGCTTCGAGACGCGCGTCACCGACCCGGCGTGGGAGCGGCTCTGGCAAGCGGCCGCGAGCCTCGAGCTGCCGATCAGCTTCCACATCGGCGGCGGCGGCTCGCTGATCGAGCTCGACGCGCAGAGCTGGAAGCTCGCCGCGTGGTCGGCGGTGACGCCGATGCAGATGGACGAGCCGCTTGCGGCGATGGTCTTCTCGGGCGCGCTCGAGCGCAATCCGAAGATGAAGCTCGTCCTCGCCGAGGCGGGCATCGGCTGGATCCCGTACCTCGTCGAGCGCATGGACGCGGTCGCCGACAAGCACCTGCACGCGGCGAAGGACTACCGCATCAAGCAAAAACCCAGCGAGATCTTCCGCCAGCAGGTGCTGGTGACCTTCGAGGAGGAGCCGCTCGGACCGCAGCTCCTGCCGCTGATCGGCGCCGACAACGTCATGTGGGCGTCGGACTACCCGCACCCCGACAGCCCGTTCCCGCACTCACGCAAAGCGATCGACGAAGCGTTCGCAGGGCTCGACCCGGCGCTGCGCCGCAAAGCGACGGCCGAGAACTGCGCGCGCCTCTACCACCTCGTCTGAGAGAGAGCACCGGTGGATTTCAAAGACCTGCTGTACGAGAAGGACGGCCACGTCCTGACCCTGACCCTCAACCGCCCCGAGCGCATGAACGCGCTCAACCACAACCTGCTCAAGGTCGAGCTGCCCGAGGCGATCCGACGCGCGCGCGAGGATACCGACGTGCGCGTGGTGATCATCACCGGCGCCGGCGAGAAGGCCTTCTGCTCGGGCGCGGATCTCAAGGACGCCGCGGAGACCGGCTCGATCGGCGGCACCTCGGGTCCCTCGCAGGGACCGTACTACCGCGGCACGCCGACCGACTTCCTGCACGTCGGCTTCGACAAGCCGGTGATCGTCGCGGTGAACGGCATGTGCCTCGGCGCCGGTCTGCACTTCGTCGCCGACGGCGACCTGATCCTCGCCGCCGACCACGCGACCTTCTTCGACACCCACGTGCGCGTCGGACAAGTGTTCGCGCTCGAGGCGATCGGGCTCCTGCGCCGCATGCCGTTCGGCGAGGTGATGCGCATGATGCTGCTCTCGGGCACCGAGCGTCTGAGCGCCGCCGACGCACACCGGCTCGGGCTGGTCAGCGAGGTGGTGCCGCGCACCGAGCTGCTCGCGCGCGCGAAGGCGCACGCGGCGACGATCGCGGAGTTCTCGCCGGCGACGATCGCCGCGAGCAAGCGCGCGATGTGGCAGGCGCTCGAGCACGGCCTCACCGACGCGCTCGAGCGCGGCTGGCGCGAGATCTACCAGCACTGGTCGCACCCCGACTACCTCGAGGGTCCGCGCGCGTTCGCCGAGAAGCGCAAGCCGAACTGGACGGTGCGCTGAGCCGCGCGTCGGGCGGACGTCGGCGGTCGCTCGTCGTCAGACGAGCGTCGCCGGCAGCCGCGCCTCGGTGCGGCCGCGGAGTGCCGACAGATCGACCGTGGCGAGCAGCTCGCGCGGCGTCACGGCGCGGACGTCGTCCGACACCAGTCCCAGCGTGCGCGCGAGGAACGCGACCAGCTCGCGCGGGTCGCGGCCGGCCTCGCGGTGCTCGCGCAGCGGCACGCCGCGCGCGCGCTTCGCGAGCCGCGCGCCGGACGCGTCGACGACGAGCGGCGCGTGCGCGAAGCCCGGCGGCTCGCCGCCGAGCAAGCGCGCGAGCAGTGCTTGACGCGGCGCCGACGACAGCAGATCGGCCCCGCGCACGACCTCCGTGATGCCCATCGCGAGATCGTCGACCACGACCGCGAGCTGGTACGCGTACACGCCGTCGCCGCGCTTCAGGACGAAATCCCCGACCGCGGCCGCGACGTCCTGCACGACCTCGCCCTGAAAGCGGTCGTGCAGCGCGACGACCTCGCCCTCCGGCACGCGCAGACGCACCGCAGGCGGACGCTTCCACGCCCGCTCGCGCAGGCCGTGCGCGCGACAGAGCCCGGGGTAGCGCGGTCCCTCCTCGCCCGCGTGCGGCGCGCTCGCGATGCGCGCCACCTCGGCGCGCGAGCAGTCGCACAGATAGACGAGGTCGCGACGCGCGAGGTCCGCGAGCGCCGCCTCGTAGCGCTCGTGGCGCTGCGACTGCACGTACGGACCGTACGGCCCGCCGACGTCCGGACCCTCGTCCCAGTCGAGGCCGAGCCAGCGCAGGTCGTCGAGCTGACGCTCCGCCATGCCGGGGACGACGCGCGGACGGTCGATGTCCTCGACGCGCAGCACGAACGTGCCGCCGGCCGCGCGCGCCGCGAGCCAGGCGACGAGCGCGCTCGCCGCCGAGCCCAGGTGCAGCTCACCTGTTGGTGAAGGTGCAAAGCGGCCGCGATAGGTCGTCGGTCTCGGATCGCCGGTCATCGCAGCAGCACGCCTCGTGATGACGGGCGCCTTGACCGCCGGCGGCCCGCCGTGGTGTCGTGGCGCCCTTCCGCGTCCGCGCCATGCGCGAACGCGGCACGAAGATAGAGGTTACGCTCCGAATGTCGACCACCGCGATCCGCCTCCTGCTGTGGCTCGCGTTGCTGGTTGCGCTGCCCGTCCCGTACTGGGTGTTCGAGCCTGGCCGCGCGTCGACGCTGTGGCTCGCGGAGCTGACGGCCTACGTGCTCGCGATGCTGCTCGCCGAGGGCGGCATGGTGACGCGTCTGGTCGCGACGCTGTTCGTGGTGCAGGTGCTCGCCTTCACCGGGATCACGTACGTCGTCGCGCGCTACGCGAGCGCGGCGCTCGCGCGCGTCGCCTCGGCCTCGGGTCGCACCGCGGTGGCGCTCGCCGCCGTCGCGCTCGTGCTCGGCACCGCGCTCCTTCCGATCTACCGCTCGCCGCTCGTCGCGGGCGGCGAGCCCGTCAACCTGGTTGGGCTCTTCCAGTAGCGTGTCGATCCCTCGCCTTCTTCGTCGCCCGGCGCGACGCTCCGCCTTCGTCGTCGCGCTCGTGCCGCTGCTCGCGTCCTTCGCGTTCGCCACGGCGCAGGACGCGAGCCCGACGCCGGAACTCACGCCTGCTGCGACGTCACGACCGGACGCGAGCGCGACGCCGCAGCCCACCGCCACCGCGACGCCGACGCCGGCTTTCACCCGCACCGAGCAGCGCGCGCCGTGCGACCACTACGACCCGCTGCGCCGTCCGTTCTTCGGCGACCTGCACGTGCACACCGCCTTCTCGCTCGACGCGAGCACGCAGGGCATCCGCAACCGCCCGCGCGACGCCTACCGGCTCGCGCGCGGCGAGGAGATCGATCTTTCGCCCTACGACGCGCGAGGACGTCCGCTGCGCAAGATCCGCCTCGCGCGCCCGCTCGACTTCGCGGCGGTCACCGACCACGCCGAGTTCTTCGGCGAGCTCAACATCTGCGAGACGCCGGGGCTGCCCGGCCACGACGGCCCGACGTGCATGATCTACCGCCGCTGGCCGCGCCTCGCCTACTTCCTGATCAACGGACGCGCGGCGGGCGGCGGCAGCAACGTCGAGCGCTTTCGCTTCTGCGGCGAGCAAGCACAAGATTGTCTCGCGGCCGCGCGCACGCCGTGGAAGGAGATCCAGGAAGCCGCCGAGGGCGCGTACGACCGCACCAGCGCCTGCCGCTTCACGACCTTCATCGGCTACGAGTGGACCGCCGCGCCGGACAGCAACAACCTGCACCGCAACGTGCTGTTCCGGAACCACAACGTTCCGAAGCTGCCGATCAGCTACCTCGACGAGCCGACCGTCACCGGTCTCTGGCGACGCCTCGAGGAGGAGTGCGCGCGCGGCGTCGAGGGCTGCGAGGCGGTCGTCATCCCGCACAACTCGAACCTGAGCGGCGGGCTCATGTTCCAGACCGTGCAGGAGGACGGCTCGCCGATCGACGCCGAGTACGCCGCGGCGCGCGCCGCCGCGGAGCCGCTCGCCGAGATCATGCAACACAAGGGCGACTCGGAGTGCGCCGTCGCCGGCGCGACACGCGACGAGCTGTGCGGCTTCGAGAAGCTCCCGTACGACAACTTCGGCGGCAAGTACTCGCGCTTTCTCCGTCGCGCGCCCGAGCCGGGGAACTACCTGCGCCACGCGCTCGGCCAGGGGCTGCTCTTCGAGGAGAAGATCGGCACGAACCCGTTCAAGCTCGGCTTCGTCGCGAGCACCGACACCCACCTCGGCGCGCCGGGCGCGGTCGACGAGCAAGGCTACCCCGGGCACGGCGGCGCCGGCACGCCGGCGAAGGACGAGGTGCCGCCTGGGCTCGTCGACGACATCGAGTTCAACCCCGGCGGCCTCGCCGTGCTGTGGGCCGAGGAGAACTCGCGCGACGCGCTGTTCGCGGCGATGCGCCGCCGCGAAGCGTACGGCACGAGCGGCACGCGCTTGACGGTACGCTTCTTCGGCGGCTTCGAGCTGCCGGAGACGCTGTGCGCACGCCCCGACTTCGTCGAGCGCGGCTACGCGGACGGCGTGCCGATGGGCGGCGACCTCCCCCAGCCGCCACGCAGCGGTGTTGCGCCACGCTTCGCGGTGCGCGCGCTGCGCGACCCCGGCACCGAGCGACGCCCGGGCACGCCGCTGCAGCGGATCCAGATCGTCAAGGGCTGGATCGAGGGCGACCAGGTGCGCGAGCGCGTGTACGACGTCGCCGGCGGCCCCAACGACGCGAGCGTCGACCTCGCCACGTGCACCCCGAAGGGCGACGGTGCCGACGAGCTCTGCGCCGTGTGGACCGATCCCGAGTTCGACCCCGCGCAGCGCGCTTTCTGGTACGCGCGCGTGCTCGAGAATCCGACTTGCCGCTGGAGCACCTACGCGTGCAACGCTGCCGGCGTGCGCTGCGACGACGAGAAGACGATCCGCGAGGGCTTCGAGGGCTGCTGCGACGAGCGCTACCCGAAGACCATCCAGGAGCGCGCGTGGACGTCGCCGATCTGGTACGCGCCGCGGCCGCACGGGACGCCGGGCGGGGGCTCCGGGAGCTGAGGAGCGCGCCGTGCGCTCGCCGCTCGTCCGCCTGCTGGTCCTGGGCACGCTGCTGCTCGCGGCCGAGCGCGTGCTCGCGCTGCACGGCTCGGGCGCAGCGCCGAGCCGTCCCACGGTGCGCGTCCCGGCGTCGCAGGTCGACGCCGCCGTGCGCGCCTTCGTCGCCGCGACCGGGCGCGCTCCCGACGAGCGCGAGCGCGCGGCGCTGATCGCCGCCGCGGTCGACGAGGAGATCCTCTACCGCGAGGCGCTCGCGCGCGGCCTCGCGGAGCACGATCCCGTCGTGCAGCAGCGGCTGGTGAGCAACATGGCGTTCGTCGACGCGGAGGGCGAGGTCGCTGCGGACACGGCAAGGCGGCACCGCGACGCGCTCGCGCTCGGCATGGCGACGAGCGACGTCGTCGTGCGCCGCCGCTTGATCGACCGGATGCGCGCGCTGCTCGAAGAGCCGGCGTTCGCGGACGCGCCGACCGACGACGAGCTCGCGGCGACACTCGCCGCCGAGCCCGAGCGCTTCCTGCGCCCCGAGCGGGTACGCATCAGCCAGGTGATGGTGCGCCGCGACGCACGCGACCCGTCCGACCTCGCACGGGACGCGGCTCACGCGCAGCAACGCGCCGACCGCGACGTTCACGGCGCGCCCGACGCGCGTGCCGTCGCGCAGCGGCTCCTCGCCGCGGGCCTGCCCGATCCGAGCCGCGAGCCCGACGCGCTGGCGCGGGTCGGCGACGCTTCACCGCTGCCGGCGCACCTGCCGCTGCAGGGCGAGCACGACCTCGCGCGCCTGTTCGGCGCGTCGTTCGCGCGCGACGTGCTCGCGCTGCCGGTCGGACGCTGGAGCGGCCCGATCTCCTCGCCCTACGGCGAGCACCTCGTCTGGGTGCACGAGCGCGCGCCCACCGAGCCGCTGCCGCTCGACGCCGTCCGCGGCGAGCTCACCGAGCTCGTGCGCAGCCGCCGTGCGCAGGCCGCGCTCGAGCGTGCGCTCGCCGAGCTGCGCGCGCGCTGGGACGTCGTGGTCGAGGGCGCGGACACGGAGCGCGCAGGATGAGGCGCGCATCCCTCGCCTCCCGCGCGCGCGTCACGCTCGCGGCGTTGGCCACGCTCGTCGCGCTGCTGGCCACCGCCGCGACGCTGCTTGCACGCGAGGCAGCAGCGCACCCGCTCGCGCCGTCGCTGCTCGGGCTGCGCGAGACCCAGGCGGGCACGTTCGCCGTGCGCTGGAAGACCTCGGCGCTGCGCCCGACCGGCACGCGCATCGAGCCGCATCTTCCCGCGTGGTGCGCGCGCACCGGCGACGAGCGCGCGCACGACGGCCCGACCTGGCGCGAGCGTCGCTTCACGATCGACTGCGGCGCGCGCGGGCTCGTCGGCGGCGAGGTCTCGGTGAGCGATCTCGCAGAGAGCGGGACGGTCGCGGTGCTGCGCATCGAGCTCGCCGACGGACGCGTGGTGCGCGCGCTGCTCGACGGCGCGCGGCCCGCGCTCGTCGTCCCCGAGCGCGAGAGCCGGCTCGCGATCGCGCGCGGCTACCTCGTGCTCGGCGTCGAGCACCTGCTCACCGGGCTCGACCACCTGCTGTTCGTCCTCTGCCTCTGCCTGCTCGTGCGCGGGCGCACGCTGCTGTGGACGATCACCGCGTTCACCGTCGGGCACAGCGTCACGCTGACGCTCGCGACGCTCGGCTTCGTGCGCTTCCCGCAGGCGGTTGCGGAAGCGGCGATCGCGCTCAGCATCGTGCTGCTCGCCGCGGAGATCCTGCGCGACGACGCGGCCGCGCGCGAAGCAACGTCTTCCGCAAGGACTTCGTGGATCCGGCGTCGGCCGTGGAGCGTGGCGTTCGCCTTCGGCCTGCTGCACGGGCTCGGCTTCGCGGGCGCGCTGAGCGAGACCGGCCTGCCCGACGCCGACGTGCCGCTCGCGCTGCTCTCGTTCAACCTCGGCATCGAGCTCGGCCAGCTCGCCTTCGTCGCGGCGCTGCTCGTCGTCGCCGCGACGCTGCGTCCGTGGCTCGTGCGCCTGCCGTCGACGGCGCTGCGCATCCCCGCCTACGCGGTCGGCACGCTCGGCGCCTACTGGCTCGTCGCGCGTTCGGAGACGCTGCTCGGGATGGTGCTGCGCATCTGAAGGAGCCCGCACGTAGGCCGTCGCGCGCCGCGGGTCGATCGCGTATGCTCGTCCCTTTCCCACGCGACGAAGGATCACGCCCATGCTGCAACGCCCCGAGACCCTGTTCGCCGTCGCCGCCGTGCGCGAAGCCTGCGAGCTCGCTCGCGCCGTGCAGCGCGACCTCGTCACGCCGGCGCTGACCAAGAGCGACCGCTCGCCGGTCACGGTCGCGGACTTCGCCGCGCAGGCGATCGTCGCGCAGCGCCTCGAGCGCGAGCGTCCGGACGACGTCCTGGTCGGCGAGGAGGAGGCGAGCGACCTGCGCGCGCCGGAGCAGCGTGCGACGCTCGAGCAGGTGACGCGCTTCGTCGCATCCCGGGTGGCGGGCGCGAGCAGCGACGACGTCTGTCGCTGGATCGACCGCGGGCGCGCCGAGCCGGGGCAGCGCTTCTGGACGCTCGACCCGGTCGACGGCACCAAGGGCTTCCTGCGCGGCGAGCAGTACGCGATCGCGCTCGCGCTGATCGAGGACGGGCGCGTAACCGTCGGCGTGCTCGGCTGTCCGAACCTCGCCGAGGACGGCCGCAGCGACATCGGCGGCATCGGCGCGCTGTTCGCGGCCGAGCGCGGCAGCGGCGCATTCGCGACGCCGCTCGGCCGCGAGAGCTGGCGTCGTCTGAAGGTCTCGGACCGCAGCGACCCGAAGAGCGCGCGCCTTCTGCGCTCGGTCGAGTCCGGCCACACCAACGTCGACGAGATGGCGGAGCTCGTCGGCGCGCTCGGCGCGACCGCCGAGCCGGTGCTGATGGACAGCCAGGCGAAGTACGCGGTGCTCGCCGCCGGCGCGGGCGAGCTGCTGTTCCGCCTGCTGTCGCCGACCAAGCGCGACTACCGCGAGCGGATCTGGGACCAGGCCGCGGGCTCGATCGTCGTCGAGGAGGCGGGTGGCCGCGTCACCGACCTCGACGGCAAGCCGCTCGACTTCACGCGCGGCCGGACGCTCGCCGCGAACCGCGGCATCGTCGCGTCGAACGGCCTGCTGCACGACGCGGCGCTCGCGGCGCTGCGCCGCATCGGTGCTTGACGCGCGCGACCGTGCCAGCGCCGCGCGCGCCTCGCGTCGCGCGCGCTAGCTGAACAGCAAGCTCGACAGCTCGCGCTGGTAGCGGTCGATCAGCGGGTCCTCGCGGCCGCGCAGCGCGAAGATGTCGAGCATCGCCTTGCGCGCCGCGCCGTCGGCGAAGTTGCGATCGCGGCGCACCGCCTCGAGCAGGGTCGCGAGCGCCTCCTCGTAGCGTCCGCTCGCGGCGAGCAGACGGCCGAGGTCGATGCGCGCCTGCAGGTCCGACGGGTCGGCCTCGATGCGCGCGCGCAGGCTCGCCTCGTCGCCCGAGACGCCAGCCGTCATGCGCAGCTCGGCGCGCACCGCCTCGATCTGCTGCGCGCCCGGTCCGGCCGCGGTCGACGCGTCGAGCACCGCGAGCGCGTCGTCGTTGCGTCCGAGCTTCGCGAGCAGGCGCGCGAGCTGGATCGCCGCGGGCGCGTTGTCGGGGTAGCGCTGCAGGATCTCGCGGTAGAGCTTCTCCGCGTCGAGGACGTCGCCGCGCGCCGCGAGC from Candidatus Binatia bacterium carries:
- a CDS encoding co-chaperone YbbN; this encodes MSMEQQGTFVRDVTDRDFQREVLERSRTVPVVLDLWAPWCGPCRTLGPLLERLAAEYGGRFVLAKLNVDENPLVARALGVQSIPLVIAFKDGEVVSEFVGAQPESVVRQFLERLLPDETRALVAEAAELAARGDVLDAEKLYREILQRYPDNAPAAIQLARLLAKLGRNDDALAVLDASTAAGPGAQQIEAVRAELRMTAGVSGDEASLRARIEADPSDLQARIDLGRLLAASGRYEEALATLLEAVRRDRNFADGAARKAMLDIFALRGREDPLIDRYQRELSSLLFS